DNA from Canis lupus familiaris isolate Mischka breed German Shepherd chromosome 9, alternate assembly UU_Cfam_GSD_1.0, whole genome shotgun sequence:
GGAAGATACCTGGAGTCTTGTGCCAAATGTTGACGATGGTATGTGGCTCTCGTCTTTGGCCCTTCATAGAGCCCATGGGTGTCTTCCCTGCAACCCGGGGAATGCCCTGGTTCCCGAGCCCCACTCAGTTGAAATGGACCAGGGAATGCAGTGGGGTGTGTACGTGGGTGAActaggagagagggagaacattCACCAGGACCTCCGGGGGACATGGAGGAGGTCTTCTTCCTCATCTGTTTGCTTTCCCCTCACTCCCCAGTCCCCCACCTCAGCACACATGTACACCCCCCACCAAGAACAGGGTCTCTTTGTGGGCCTGATTTGCACAGCTCCTCAGGAAAGCTTCTCAATAAACAAACCTTCCTTTATGGGGTGGTAAGTTTACtggagacaggaaaaaaacagcagagGAGGGATGGAAGGTCCAACAGGAAGAGGTGGCTCCTGCCCACAGCAGGGGGTTTGGGAGCAGTGGACATGCCTCCTAGGGGCCATTGgtggggccagggcagccccagctcCGTCTATAAGTAGGAATCCGAGGACGGCAGTGGCTGAGACTAGGGAccggggctgcagggcgggattTAGGGTGGGGATGAGGCAAGATGAGGGACAGAGCTGTCAGAGCTCTTTACCTTAGAGATAGCCAGAGAGACAGAAGCAATTTTAGAGGTGAAGGGATGGTGCCCAGCCTCGGCCCCGGATCCCCGGTCCTCTAGGCAGAAAAGGAGCCAGGACAGAGCTCTGCAGCCAGCAGCTCACCTTCTCCAGGTTGGTGTTGTCCAGCCAGAGGGTCTCCAGGTATCTGCCGAAAGACTGGAAGGCGTTGTCAGGAATGCTTTTCAGGGGGTTGTGGGACAACTTCAGCTCTTCCACCACCCGCAGCTTGCTTAGAGCAGCTGCGGGGTAGCTGGACAGCTGGTTCCTGTCCAGGTAGAACTTGGCCAGGTTCTCTACGTCGTCCAGAGCGCCGGGCTGCAGTGAAGTGAGCGCATTTTCTGACAGGTAGAGCCAGCGCAGGTCCTTGGCGCCCTGGAAGGCACCAGCGCGCAGTTCCCGAATCTTGTTGTTGTTGAGCTGCAGGATGAAGAGGTTGACGAGCGGGGAGAGCAGCCCCCGGGGCAGCTCAGTCACCTTGTTGTGGTCCAGGTAGAGGTAGGTGAGCTCGGTCAGGTCATCGAAGGCGCCGGCGCGCAGCACACGGATGTCGTTGTGGGACAGATACAGGTAGATGAGCTGCTTGAGGCCGCGGAAGGCGCCCGCAGCCACCTCGCGGATCTGGCAGTGCTGCAGATGCAGCGACACGAGGTTGGGCATGGCGCGAAACGAGTTGGCAGCCAGCACCGGGAAGTTGTTGCGCTGCAGGTTGAGCAGCTTGGTCTTCTCTGACACCTTGGGGATCTTCTGCAGCCCCACCTTGTCGCAGATGACGTGCTGCAGGTCGCCGTGGCAGTGGCAGTTCTGGGGGCACGCGGCCAGTGCCGGCAGCAGGCCGGCCAGGAGGCCGAGGACGAGCAAGAGCATCGGACGGGCCATGGCGGGGACGCCtgaggccggggccggggtggggggcggcagcggcggcggggcgcgggcagcGTCGAGTCCTGGGCACTCGGGTCTCCCGCCCTATTTATACGGCGGCCCTGACCGCAGCCGGCAGCCGGAGCCAGCTCCTACGTGGAGCATCCCGGCCACCGGGCTTAACTCCCTCCCGCCCGCAGATGCGCCCCCGCCCTCGACGGGGAGGGGCgggccctgcccccagctggCGGCCGTGCGGGGCTGGCGCCGCGACCCCCGAGCCCAGGCCCCCTCTCTCCCTGCGCTCCCAtcctgccccccgcccgcccccagccccccaaaaCCTCCTCTCCGCATCCTTCGGGGACCGGGGGCACGGGTGCGTCCAGGGCCCCGAGTTCACACCGGAGAGAGGAGGCGTTCCCGAGCTTGTTTGTTTGCTCAGGTTcgcgcccccctgcccccctgcccccgcgcgccccccccccccccccccccgctcggCGCGGCGCCCTGGCCCCGGGGAGGCAGGAAGCGGGGCCGGACAGCCGGACGCGAGTCTCGCCGCGGTCGGCCGGCCGGCGGCGCTTTAATGGCACTCTTGTGCGGCGCCGGCGGAGCGTGCGAGCCGCGCTGGCGGCGGGCTCCCCCTTCCGGCCGCACAGCCCGCCAACCCCAAGGCCGTGGGCGCCCCTGCCCCGCCACCCGGCTGGTCTCGGCCCTCGCTCCCAGCGCAGGGCTTGAGTTCCGTCCGTCCCCTGCACGCCTGTCCCGTTTTTCCACGGCTGAAAGCTAACCAGAAATGTGGGaacggggaggggggtgggacgACCCACAGAATTCGCAGACACACCTGAAGACCACAGGCATGGAGTGGGGACAACTGAACAGCAGTCTCACCGTTtcccccttcccaccttcccccTCCTTAATCTCCCTAAAATATCTCCATCTCCTCACCCGCACCCCCAGTGGTCAGGACCTGCCCCTGAGGGGTCTCTCAGGGTGGTGGCCAGAGTGGCGCCAAGGTGTACTTGGCAGAGGCCACACCTGGGCAGTGGCCCCAggactctggggggggggggggggggcggggcggggtcagGTTCTGGCTACCAGGGACGAGCCAAGGCAGGCTGGGGTCCTGTGGGCAAGCCCTGCCCCAGCCGACCAGGTCTCTGTGTGTCCACTTGCCAGCCACGGTGTCCGGATTCCTgtggaaagggaaggggaggcaggcagggtcTGAGCTCTGGGCTGCCAGGTCCGGGTTGTTGTCTGTGtttgagagggggaggggccagACCCGAGCAGTGCGCCAGCTAACACAGAggaaattgggggtgggggtggtggggggggggtggagaatgGAAGATGGACAAAGGTCTGTTGTCTTTGCTGCTCAGGAGCCTAGAATACAGGGTAGCTAGCCCCTCTCCTAAGCCCCTTTCACCCATTGCCTCTAGAGGGGGGTCACAGTTGGCTCAGAACATTCCCTGGTGGTATTTAGGCTCCTCTAAGGCTGGCTTCTGGTTTTCTGTTGCTCAGAATGTTCCAACCACTAGAAGTGTTGGTGGTGAGGGTGCCACTGGCTTTTAAATCCTTGCTTTGGCTATATTTTAATTCTGATGGAAGTAAATTTACAGGAAAAAGCTTGGGGATCACCCACCCCAAGGCCAGGCACTGACCCCAGGTTTCGGGTGGGTGGATGGGCAGGTTCTATCTGTGCAGTTCCCAGTTGGGCCGAGGCGGGCTGGCTTTCTAATCAAGTTTATGGGACCTTCAGTTtggaaggaaggggcaggggatGTTGTAGTCTGAAATCAGGAAGGGGGTGGTCAGACAGCCTGGGGATGAAGGAGAGAAGGCTGGGGTATTGGTAATGCAGGGAACCACAGGCTCAGGCATGTGGCTGCTCCAGGAAGCAGGGAAAGAGCTCTGGCTAGAAAAGAATGGCTTCCTTGCTCTCAATTTTAATTTAGACCTGGGGCCCCTGCCAGTTGAGCTAGTCTGCTGGGCACGCAGTGCctctgacccctgacccctgGCCTCTGCTCACATGCCTCTTTTCCCACCATTCAGCTGCCTTCTACTTTCTCCCAGGTTCCTTCTcattccccttccccctgcaTCCTAGGGTTCCCTCCAAACAACCCTTCCCCAATCCTCCAGGTGGCTTATGGAACCACGGAGAACAGTCCCGTGACCTTCATGAACT
Protein-coding regions in this window:
- the CHAD gene encoding chondroadherin, with protein sequence MARPMLLLVLGLLAGLLPALAACPQNCHCHGDLQHVICDKVGLQKIPKVSEKTKLLNLQRNNFPVLAANSFRAMPNLVSLHLQHCQIREVAAGAFRGLKQLIYLYLSHNDIRVLRAGAFDDLTELTYLYLDHNKVTELPRGLLSPLVNLFILQLNNNKIRELRAGAFQGAKDLRWLYLSENALTSLQPGALDDVENLAKFYLDRNQLSSYPAAALSKLRVVEELKLSHNPLKSIPDNAFQSFGRYLETLWLDNTNLEKFSDGAFLGVTTLKHVHLENNRLNQLPSNFPFDSLETLTLTNNPWKCTCQLRGLRRWLEAKTSRPDATCASPAKFKGQHIRDTDAFRSCKFPTKRSKKAGRH